The Paenibacillus pabuli DNA segment CGCAATGTAGGTATTGGCAGTTGGTCTGCATCGGTGCCATCAATGAACACCTTGCCCTGATCCTCGGTATACAACCTAGGAATCAGCTGTACGAGTGAGGATTTACCTGATCCTGTTGCACCCATGATGGCGATGCGCTCCCCTCGTTTGGCGGAGAACGTAATATCCTCCAGAACCGTAATATCACTGTTCGGATAGCTGAATCCTACACCCCGGAATTCAACTGCACCCTGAACAGCGTTAGCCCTTTTAACGTGCTCTCCAGTCCCTGAGTCTTGTACTGCAGCTGACTTCTGAGCAGCCTCCGATGGATCCTCTGTATCAAATACTTCATTAAGCCGCTGCGCCGAAGCGCTGGCTCTGGAGAAGGTCACCAGAATCCAGGACAAGGCAGACATGGCCCCAATGGTGCGGAGCAAATAATTGATAACTGCGACCACTTCACCGACACTTGCGTTACCGGTGGAGATGTCACGCCGTCCAAACCAGAGGACGGCGATGATGCAGCCATTCATCATGAGCAGCATGAATGGCATCGTGGTCTCCGTCAGGCGCAGCGCGGAGATGGTGCCCTTCATCAGCTTGCCGCTGAATCCGGCAAAGCGCTCGATTTCATGGCCCATCCGGACGAAGACACGGATGAGCCGGATGCCTGTCAGATTTTCCTGGATGACCCCGTTGACGGCATCCAGTCTGCGCTGCACATTGCGGAACAGCAGCGCAGCCTTTTTGATCATCCAGATGACAAATACGAGCAGTACAGGTACCATCACCACAAGCAGCAAGCCCAGCCTTGGGTTCACGATAACGGCCATAATCATGCTTCCGATGACCACGAGCGGCACACGGGTCATAAACCGCAGACTCATGAATACCGTATCCTGTACCTGGGTCACGTCCCCGGTTAATCGGGTAATCAGCGATGAGGTGGCGAATCGGTTAAATACGGCGTAAGAGAACGCTTGCACTTTGTCATAAAGCTTCTCCCGCAGATCATATCCAAACCCTAAACTCGCATGTGATGCAAAAAATGAACTGGCGATTCCAGCAGCAAATGCCACAACGGCACTGCCTACGAGCACGCCGCCCCATAACCAAACCACCGACAGATCACCTTGCTGTATCCCATTATCAATGATTTTGGAGATCAGGTAAGGCTGAGCCAGTTCCACCGCCAGCTCAATCAGCATCATGACCAGTGCAGCGATCGCGGCAACCCGATACTTCTTCAAGTAGTACAACAGCTTGATCATTACCATTCCTCCGGCACCGGAGCGCTTGATTACCGTGACTCATTTTGTGTCTACGCAGCCAGCTCCGTTAGTCTCTTACTTTAACGCTATGTAAAATCTCACGTACCCAATACGATTATTATATCTCATTTTGTAGGCTGGAATCGTTAATATCTTCTTTCCTTCTTATTATTAACCTGAAATGGACAAGGGGATATCGATCTACGTCAAAAAACTGAGCAGCGTGCCTAAATCAAGAATGCAAATGGGTACAGTACGTATTGCCCCTTAGTAATGCATTATTTTGTTATCTTTGGCAACCCTATTAACCAACGTGGATATTCTGGAAATGGAGGCCTTGTGATGCCACAATTCATCCTGAACCATATACCCAAATGGGGAGTGCTAATGGAAGTCTTTTTTCTTTCGGCTGTTCCACTGCTCATTCTGCTCACCATCAGACAAATTAAAATATTTGATGGGGCTTACAGCCAAAGAAAACAAAAATTAGAGGAAATACAACGGGAAGACCAACGTGGACTCGACTCGGGCGATACGCAGACAGCATCAGATGAGGAAATACTTTCTTATACGGATGACTATCAACTTAACCTGGACAAATTCAGGAAAACTGCTCTGGATATGGATGATGTCAACGAGAGAACGATCTTTCTCCAAAATTTGAAAGCCCGAGGCATCTTGTTTTTTGTGGACGGTCTTACCGACAAACCGGGACTCGACCAGAATATATTAAAGCCGCTTCTGGACTGGGCAAGTAAGCCCTTAACAGATGAACATATTAAAAATGAAAAGCTAGAGGATTACCTTGTGCAACAAGTCTTGTTGATTTCGGAGACCGAGTGGATCGTCGATGTCCATCAAGCATTACGAAAAGTCCTGTTCGGTTCCACCATGCTGTTAGTTGAAGGCATGCCAGGTGCCCTGCTGTTGGGAAGCTCTCGCGGCCAGACCCGTTCCGTGGAGGAACCCATCTCAGAAGCCGTTCTTCGCGGACCAAGAATCGGCTTCACCGAAACGTTAAGCGATAATACGGCCATGTTGCGAAGACACGGAGAAAATAAAAGCCTTGCCATGACGTCCTATCAAGTCGGTAAGCGGGTGCAAAAAAAGTTGATGGTTATATATTTCAAGGATATTGCCAATGAAGAGTTGGTGGCAGAAGTCAAACGGCGTATAAGAACCATTGACGTGGATGAAGTATTGGAGAACGGTTATGTGGAACAGCTCATCGAGGACAATTTTTTGAGTCCATTTGCCCAAATACAAAATACAGAACGTCCTGACCGGGTTATGAGTTCCTTGCTGGAAGGTCGAGTAGCCATATTGTTGGATGGTTCTTCCTATGCGCTGTTAATGCCCGTCACCTATGCCATGATGTTACAATCCCCGGAGGATTATTATGAACGATGGCTTCCTAGCTCGCTGATTCGCATCCTTCGTTTTGTCTGCACGTTCATTTCCCTTTTCGCTCCTGCCCTGTACATTTCATTTATTTCGTTTCATCCCGGCCTGATTCCAACCAAGTTGGTTGTTTCCATCATCGCCACAAGGCAAGGCGTTCCCTTCTCGACACTCATTGAGGCATTGATCATGGAAATCGCCATTGAAGTATTGCGTGAAGCAGGACTACGACTTCCTAAACCTATCGGTCCAGCCATGGGAATCGTAGGTGGACTGATCATTGGACAGGCTGCGGTAAATGCAGGAATCGTCAGTCCCATTTTGGTCATCGTCGTTGCCGTGACAGCCATCTCTTCCTTTGCAACGCCAATGTACAGCGCAGGGTTATCCATGCGTCTGCTGCGTTTTCCAATTATGTTTAGCGCTGCGATGTTCGGATTGTATGGCGTAATCATGTCTTTTCTCTTCCTGGTCGTCCATATGCTCAAGCTGAAAAGCTTCGGCATTTCTTATGTCAATCTGGCCGTTCCCCAGTCCTTGAAAGACTGGAAAGACTATGTGATCCGTGTACCTCTGCAATTCATGAAATATCGTCCCGAGGTGCTCAAGCCCAAGGAATCTAAACGCAAAGATTAGATGGAAGGGAGCATTCCTGATGTCAACCGGAATTCCTGAAACGAAACAGTTAACCACGTTACAGGCGCTAGCGCTTATTCTTTGTTTCATGATTGGAGCGGAATTGTTTATCCTGCCAAGGGAGATAATTAGCAAAGTAAGCACTGCCGACGCTTGGATATCGGTTGTTCTGGGGGGCATATTCAGCTTCTGCACAGCTTGGATCATTATCTTGCTCGGCCAACGATATCCGCATTTCACCTTCTATGAATACGTACAACAAATTACTGGTAAGCTTATCGGAAAATGCATCGGGCTTGTCGTCGTTCTATATTACATTCATCTTGCCAGTTATGAGTTAAGGTCTATGGAAGAAATGGCTTCCTTCTTTCTTCTGGAGGGGACACCAGGATGGGCCATATTGGCTTGGTTTGTCTGGATATCTCTATACTTGTGCATGGAGGGTATCAGCACAATCGGGAGATTATGCCAGATTATTATTCCTATATCCATAACCGTTCTCATTCTTATCTATATTTTGGGATCTACCGCTTTCGATATGAATAATCTTCGTCCCCTCGTTGCCAAGGGATGGACACCAATCATGAAAGGCATTCCATCCACTACACTCGCCTTCAGCGGAAGCGAATGTTTCCTGTTCATATTGAGTCGGATGCAGGCTCCCAAGAAAGCAGCTAAAGTCATGAGCTGGGGGATCGGCCTTGCCGTTATCTTTTATACGTCAGCCGTAATCATTTGTATTGGGGTATTTTCCCTGGATGGAGTTTTGACCCGCACCTGGCCTTTCTTCGATCTTGCCCGCAGCGTGGAATTTGAAGATCTTCTGCTGGAACGATTCGAATCCCTGCTCTTGGCTATCTGGGTACTTCAGATTTTCTCCACATTTACAATTATTTTCTATTCTGCGGCCTTAGGCGTTTCCCAAATTTTCAATTTATCCTACAGGATAAGCATGTTCCTGATTTTGCCGTTCATTTGCCTCATTTCCCAGTTGCCTAAAGACATCAACGAAGTTTTTGCTCTGGGAGCATACATGGGTAAGGCCAATCTGGTCTTGTTCTCATGCTTGCCTGTGCTGTTGCTTCTCATTTCACGTTGGCGGGTGAATTCTCCATGAAGAGTTGGAAGCGTTGCTTGAGATACTCCTGCATGATTACATGTTACTTCCTGCTTGCTGGCTGCTGGAGCAGTTCCCCCATTGAGGAGAGGAATTTGGAAGCAGGCATTGCATTGGACGCGGTACCGCAGCAAACAGAGACGTCGGCCGAGGAAACAGACCAGCAGCCTCCCAAAAAACAGATCCGGAGAACTGTACAGTTCATCCTTCCGGAAGAAGGGAGCAGTTCAGGCTCTCCTTCACAGGGAAACAAGTTTTATAATGAAGAAGAGCTTGGCGATTCAATCATGGAAATGACAAGGGAATCCTATCTCAGCAATCAGTCTCCGGCAGGATTTCACCTTAAAACCATTGTCATTAGTTCGGAATTACTTCAAAAAGTTCCCCTTCAGGAACTATTGGATTTTTATTTGGCGGATAACGACATTCGACTGAGTATTCTGCTCTTAACAAGTACCGGCACAGCAAGCGATGTGTTTAAGGAAATGAAATCGGGGAAAACGCCAGCCTTCATGCTGAAAGATCTTTTTGACAACCGCAGCCACACCAATCGTCTCGTCAAGCCCGTAACTCTCGCCAAAGTGATCGGACCGCTAAAATCGAGGTCCAGCTTCGTGGTACCTAACGTCATCAGGATTAGGGATGGAATCACACTGTCTGGTGCAGGGGTTATCAGGGGGGAAACGCAAAAATATGCAGGATATCTGAATAAAATGGATGTAGAAGGATTGCAATGGATTACAGGAGATTTGACAGGTGGGATTGTAAAAGGTACCGATTCCCGTTCGCAACGGGATTTCGTCTATGAGATCAAATCAGCAAAAAGCAATATTCAGGCTCACGTTAATAAAAACGACATTTCGTTCCATGTGAAGATTTCATCGGTGGGTCGCCTTTCTGAAAGCTTTGTTTCTGATGCGAATAAAATGAAGGATCAGACACTGCGCGAAGAA contains these protein-coding regions:
- a CDS encoding ABC transporter ATP-binding protein — encoded protein: MIKLLYYLKKYRVAAIAALVMMLIELAVELAQPYLISKIIDNGIQQGDLSVVWLWGGVLVGSAVVAFAAGIASSFFASHASLGFGYDLREKLYDKVQAFSYAVFNRFATSSLITRLTGDVTQVQDTVFMSLRFMTRVPLVVIGSMIMAVIVNPRLGLLLVVMVPVLLVFVIWMIKKAALLFRNVQRRLDAVNGVIQENLTGIRLIRVFVRMGHEIERFAGFSGKLMKGTISALRLTETTMPFMLLMMNGCIIAVLWFGRRDISTGNASVGEVVAVINYLLRTIGAMSALSWILVTFSRASASAQRLNEVFDTEDPSEAAQKSAAVQDSGTGEHVKRANAVQGAVEFRGVGFSYPNSDITVLEDITFSAKRGERIAIMGATGSGKSSLVQLIPRLYTEDQGKVFIDGTDADQLPIPTLRGAIGYVPQEVVLFTGSVRDNIAWGREDATLEEIKEAAKRAQIHDTIEKLPNGYDTQLGQRGVNLSGGQKQRLSIARALIRRPSILILDDSTSALDVATEARLLDALEELSCTTFIITQKISSTTSADLILLLDDGRLIGQGKHEDLMDSSELYRRIYGSQYGEGTLHVQSVH
- a CDS encoding spore germination protein gives rise to the protein MPQFILNHIPKWGVLMEVFFLSAVPLLILLTIRQIKIFDGAYSQRKQKLEEIQREDQRGLDSGDTQTASDEEILSYTDDYQLNLDKFRKTALDMDDVNERTIFLQNLKARGILFFVDGLTDKPGLDQNILKPLLDWASKPLTDEHIKNEKLEDYLVQQVLLISETEWIVDVHQALRKVLFGSTMLLVEGMPGALLLGSSRGQTRSVEEPISEAVLRGPRIGFTETLSDNTAMLRRHGENKSLAMTSYQVGKRVQKKLMVIYFKDIANEELVAEVKRRIRTIDVDEVLENGYVEQLIEDNFLSPFAQIQNTERPDRVMSSLLEGRVAILLDGSSYALLMPVTYAMMLQSPEDYYERWLPSSLIRILRFVCTFISLFAPALYISFISFHPGLIPTKLVVSIIATRQGVPFSTLIEALIMEIAIEVLREAGLRLPKPIGPAMGIVGGLIIGQAAVNAGIVSPILVIVVAVTAISSFATPMYSAGLSMRLLRFPIMFSAAMFGLYGVIMSFLFLVVHMLKLKSFGISYVNLAVPQSLKDWKDYVIRVPLQFMKYRPEVLKPKESKRKD
- a CDS encoding GerAB/ArcD/ProY family transporter, whose amino-acid sequence is MSTGIPETKQLTTLQALALILCFMIGAELFILPREIISKVSTADAWISVVLGGIFSFCTAWIIILLGQRYPHFTFYEYVQQITGKLIGKCIGLVVVLYYIHLASYELRSMEEMASFFLLEGTPGWAILAWFVWISLYLCMEGISTIGRLCQIIIPISITVLILIYILGSTAFDMNNLRPLVAKGWTPIMKGIPSTTLAFSGSECFLFILSRMQAPKKAAKVMSWGIGLAVIFYTSAVIICIGVFSLDGVLTRTWPFFDLARSVEFEDLLLERFESLLLAIWVLQIFSTFTIIFYSAALGVSQIFNLSYRISMFLILPFICLISQLPKDINEVFALGAYMGKANLVLFSCLPVLLLLISRWRVNSP
- a CDS encoding Ger(x)C family spore germination protein, producing MKSWKRCLRYSCMITCYFLLAGCWSSSPIEERNLEAGIALDAVPQQTETSAEETDQQPPKKQIRRTVQFILPEEGSSSGSPSQGNKFYNEEELGDSIMEMTRESYLSNQSPAGFHLKTIVISSELLQKVPLQELLDFYLADNDIRLSILLLTSTGTASDVFKEMKSGKTPAFMLKDLFDNRSHTNRLVKPVTLAKVIGPLKSRSSFVVPNVIRIRDGITLSGAGVIRGETQKYAGYLNKMDVEGLQWITGDLTGGIVKGTDSRSQRDFVYEIKSAKSNIQAHVNKNDISFHVKISSVGRLSESFVSDANKMKDQTLREEADVVQDKIKELAQQTVSKMKKMRVEVAHMGQALRIQHPDMWEQVKDHWDQVFATVPVTFEVKVDIEDFGASTMTTN